Genomic window (Alteromonas pelagimontana):
TATACCTATTTCACTGCTGGCCATGCCGTCTCCGGACTTACCCTGGAAGAGGACCTTCCCATTGATGTTTCCGAACTAAAAGAAAAAATTCGTGAAGCAATGCCGCTATTCGTGCGAGCTCGCCCTTCTTTTCAGTGGGAAGAGGGAAATGGCGGCGGTGTCAGTGTAACCTTATTGGGCGATTCGTCTGAACAATTGCGGGAAATCGCTGATCAGATTGTACCTGTACTGGGCAACGTCGAAGGTCTTCTTGATGTGAAAGCGGATACCGGAGGTGAGCGTCAGGAACTACAAATTCGAATTAATCGAGAAAAAGTTTGGCGGCTGGGGCTGAACACCAGTGACGTCGCAGGTTTAATTGCTACCGCCTTGCGTGGTTCGAATCTGCGGACATTTCGCTACGCAGATGCCGGAGAAGTCGATGTGCGCCTGATGTATGGCACTGACGTGCAGTCATCTCTTACGGCTTTGCGCAATATTAATGTGTCATACCAGGAAGGAAAAAATATTACTCTGGATATGATTTCGGATATCACTGTAAAACCTCAGCTGTCGGAAATAAAACGCCACTACCGCCAGACAGCTCTGTCTATTGGCGCCAATCTTGCGAACAATACAACGGTGGAGCAAGCACGGGAACGTATAGAAAATGCTATGGCTTTTGTTTCTTTGCCTACTGGCTATCAATGGACACTCGATGGCAGTTTTACTCGTCAGGACGAGGCTAACGGCGTAATGCAGATGAACATGTTGCTGGCAGTATGCATGATTTATATCGTGATGGCAGCGCTGTTTGAATCTCTACTTTTACCTACTGCTGTAATCACATCGCTGCTGTTCTCATTCACCGGCGTTTTTTGGGCGTTTATGATTACGGGAACGTCTATGTCAGTAATGGGAATGATCGGCATGCTGATATTGATGGGCATTGTGGTAAACAATGGCATTGTACTTGTAGACAGAATCAATCAGCTTATAGCCGCTGACCTGCCGCTGTTCCAAGCGGTGTTGGAAGGTTGCCAGTCGAGAATCAGACCGATCCTTATGACTGTTGCTACAACCGTGCTTGGGCTGATTCCGCTGGCTGCGGGAACGACCAAGATAGGTGGCGATGGCCCTCCGTATTCCCCCATGGCCATCGCCATAATCGGAGGATTGCTCTTCTCTACGCTTACCAGCCTATTTCTGGTGCCGCTGGCTTACGTCCTGCTCCTCAAGATGCGCTTTCATACCCAACGTATGATGGCTAACAGTCGAGCTAGGGTATCCCGATGGGTAAGGATATGATCCTATAAGTACTCGCCAACAGTAGCCATTGATCCGGGTGCGTTCCTTTCCTTTGAAAAAGGCCCCCACCCGGCTCTTTAGCCAGCTCATTTTAGCTGCGTGCGGTCAGGAATTCGTGTACAGCGTTCGCATCGCGCTCAACTGAAAATTCAATCAGGCTAGCACCGTTACACGTCAGACCTTCCTCAGACGTCACCATACGCAGCACTTCACGTTGACTCGCAGCAAGACGACCTACATTGCGAGCCAAACTTGAACGCAGTACTCTTACGTCATCCATCACGATAGCTTTACAAAAACCTGAAAATTGGGTATCGCCCACAAAGCGAACGTCTTTAGCAGGAGTGGCAGCAAATGCTGGTGATGACAATGCAGCTACGCTAACAGCAACAGCTAATGATTTCTTTACTAATGCTTTCATCTTCAAATCCTCAAATGTTTTGGCAAACTCGTAGTTAATGTGCACCGGAGTTATCTCGTTGGCGCCCTATATTTATGCACCAGATAAAAAACATTTGCTGTTGGAATATTGTTGTAAGGGGGTAAAAGAGAGGTAAAAGAAGATGTTAGAGAGTTATTAATATCTTAACCCGCTGAAATATAACTACATTTCGAAGCGCATTATTCATAATTGCAAGCATAACTAAAATTTTTATTCTAAAATATTATAAAAAGCGAGGCGGAAAAAT
Coding sequences:
- a CDS encoding DUF3718 domain-containing protein, with the translated sequence MKALVKKSLAVAVSVAALSSPAFAATPAKDVRFVGDTQFSGFCKAIVMDDVRVLRSSLARNVGRLAASQREVLRMVTSEEGLTCNGASLIEFSVERDANAVHEFLTARS